catacatacagtgtcTGTTTACATGTTGGCTGATGAAAATAAAGATAACTTAATGTGCAATTTGCAGAGTTGTTGCTGTTTATCAGGAAAGTGTGTGAATGATGGAGAACTAAATTCCCAGCAGGGTCATTTAGtggtgtttgtctgtttactGCATAGCTGACATTGTTCAGGGCTGCAGCTTGGTGGCTGCGGTGCCTCCAGAGCATAGCAAGCGGCCACAGAGGCCGGTGGTCAGGAGATGGGAGGGGAaacacaggaggagaaagagatgtGGATGGAAGGGGgagaaaatgtaatgtagaCTTCTACAGACGGGGCTATTTAAAGACCAGGTGTTTGAGTCAGCAGATTCAAAGGGCAGCAGAGCCATGTACTGTCAAAATCATGCACAGCACAAATACTTGTGGAACATGAAAGAGTAAACGGAAATCCCAGTCAGAGACAGTTCTATCTCTTCTGAAAGAGTTGTTGAGTGGCTTCTGAAAGACGACTATGGACTTACAGTAGTAGgaggcacagagagagcagggagggaggaaaTTAGTGAGTCAGAACAATGGCTGTCTGTATTTATGTCTGTAGGAGTACATTTTGCTCCTCTGGTCATGGCTTCTGGGCTGAACAGTTTCGAGCTATTTTCTGCTCTCGTCCTGGACGGCAGGACTGTAATCAAGTGAACATCAGGCCTGCCACTGTTGACTAATCACTGCCGGACGCATGGAAGAAATGAAGTAGTGAGAgtgtgagaaaaacagaaattgttgaaaaaaggaaagaacgACAGGGAAGGGAGACAACAAATTGAGCGTgattgtatgtttgtgttttgtgctttgtgcaACATTAGGGAGAATAAATAAGAAGGAGACTGTGAATGGAGTACGGTTAAAGGACCATTGCTGCTCCATTTGGTCGTAAATTAATATTGAATTTCCCACAAATAACACCACAGTAAACCTCAAGTGAATGCTAATGCCAAAATGCATCCACTTTGTCCCCAGAAATCATGATCTTGTTATTggataattattattgttaaaaccACACAATAACCACTTTCCCCCTGTAAAAATGCTTTTACATGTGTGATTTACTCCTCTatcattttttgtttgctttttcagaaacaaacagataatGTGACAAGAAGTTGTTTCAGAACTGAAAAGAGCAAAATGATGGAAGGACAAAACGGTAAAGACGTATTTCATATCGAAGATTCTACTACGTAAGAAATCTGTGTGATGGATACTGAAcgagtgttttaatgtttgcagGGAATATATCTCctcacaaaacaacagaaaatggaaTTAAAGGGAAGCCCCCTTATTCAGTAGAAACCCCCTATGGCTTTCGACTTGACCTGGACTTCCTGAAATATGTGGATGACATAGAGAAAGGCAACACCATCAAAAGAGTCCCTATCCAGCGACGGAGCAAGGGCCCCCGGGCAAGCACTCTTCCCAGACACATAAACCCCTCTGGGTACAGCTACCGCCCGAGCCCCTGGGGATCTACTGGCGCACTTGGCCCCAAGTCCAGACTTTCAGACACCCATCATCATGGCTATACTTCCTGGGCATGTGATCACAGGTCGCCCCTTTCTCCCACAGGGCTCAAATCCCTGGCAGAGATGGAGGCTAAAATCAAGGAGTTTGATGAGCAACCTCTAGGGGAACACATCAGACCCAATCTCCTCCGTGCCTCCAGTCTGCCCCTCACAGTCCTGCTGAGACAGGGATCAGAATCTGTGGATGACCCTGGCAGCCTGCAGAGCTCGAGGGATCACCTCAGCGGGAGAAACACTTCCTGTGAAGATGTTTTCTACTCGCTAGACAGCCCTCGACCCCAGGACTGTTCAGGGCTGTTGAGACGCCTGACAGAAGCGCTCGAACGCGTGGGGGAGCTGGAGCTAGAGGTGAGAGTGATTCCAGAGCTCAGGGCTCAGATCTGCATCCTccaggaagaaagagaaaggctCAGACTGGGCCTGAATCCACACTGCTACCCGTTTGCAGTGaatggaaacacagacacacacaacttgTCCCACCACGGGGCTGTGGAAATTAAAAGGCCTCAGCATGAAAATCATATTAAGCTTCCTAGAAATCACAGCACCAGTCACGATGAGTTTGATCCAGCACATGAGTGGAGGACTAGTACAGATCTGGATGAGCTGCTGACGGTGACGTCTCTGCAGGCTAAGGTAGCTGTGCTGGAGCAGAAGCTCCATGAGGCTGGCCTGGACCTCCAGAGGGCTTTGGGGCTGCTTagggagcagcaggaggagagcaGAAGGAAAGACGAAAAAATCGAGAACCTTAGAAAGAATCCCGCCATGTGGGTCCGTGCAGAGAGGGTGGTGGTCGACCAGGACGGAGACGAGACGCTGATGAGATCCACCcaaccaaataataaaaaagtgtcCTCCTCCAGAGGCCCAGATTCGTTGTGTAGTGCAAGAACTGTTAACACAAAGAGCCAAACAAGCCAACTTCAAGACTTTGCAGTCAGTTCCATGTTCACTGAGCGGAGTTCACCTGTGTCTGCGGATCCTGGAGAGGCTTCAGCTGAGGACACAGCGATGGTCATCCACCACATAAAGAAGATCAAGAGGTACTTGGATCAGCAgtgggagtgtttgtgtggaggGTCAAGAGAAGAGGGTAAACCTCTAAGGCACCCAGACCCCAAAGTCAACGCCCTGCAGGAGGAGATGATGGGACTTGTCAACATCCTCACCTCCCATTACGCACAGCATGCACCCAGTGACGGAGGAATGATCCAACATGGAGGTACTACAGCGCTCCGATCTGTTCTTTATGTCAGGGTTAGGGCTAAATCTGGCATATGCTGCATTCCTGTGATAAACAAATGTTAGCTAGTCCTACTGTAACTGGAAATTAACGAGTAGAGCagatttgtacttttttaaCCACTGTTGTTACAGCACAGCCCTCTGACTTCATGTTTGGGAGGCTTTATATTGAAAGGCAGTGCTCCCACATTATATGACGGGAGACTAACTTGTAATATTGTGGTTTGGACTTGGTTTGGGAAAGATGCAGTCAGTCTGTTTGCTGCGAGGCAAAATAACCACTGAAGCTGTACTTCATctcttgtcctttttttttttattttttaatgtacacTACATCAGGCTGATGAAATGCTTTCACAAACCTCTGAGTTTCTCGGTTAGATTTAATTAGAGCACATGATAGTTTGACCTTGGGCTGGTTTGATGTGGTAGGGGCTGCTGTTCTTTTCAGTTCAGGAAAGTTGCCATGTTAAAAGTGCCAGGAAATCTAGCGTGGAAAGGTAGAGGAGAACATTTGGATCACAGAGAGAAGTAATGGAAGAGAGTTATCAGAGTTTCAGTGTTAGACTTACACGAAATAGAAACCATTTCCACATATCCAGCGATAACAGCTGTAGCAGTTTAACAGCTGTATCAACACGGGAATAAGAGCAAGCCGATATGTGCAGAGCAATTGTTGAAAACCCACAAGTACATTTTCATTAGAACAAAGAACCTCTGCATGTCTTCAAAGTGTTTCTATATGTATTTTAAGCACCTTGCACATGTTCCCAGAAATTTGCAAATTCAGACAGTTTAACTACAATGTTCAGGATAATATGTTGATATTTGCTGCTTTAaagttttatagtttttgttAGCAGTAACTGACACGTGTGTGACTCTGCCACAGCTTTTGTGCAGAAACGATGGCGCCCAAAAGAATCTGgaaaagctgtaaaacatgttGAGATGTATTTCATCTGCAACATTTCAAGCTGTTGTTCTGCATGTGGATGTTTCATcacgtttgtgtttgtctccGCTGCAGCCTCTAAATCTGTCATGACGAGAGACGGATGTACGCAGACATCAGAAAACCTACATTCGGGGGGTGTTAATGAAGGGTTAGTAAATAACTCTCAGTGACTTTAGCGACCTTCAGAGTTATGATTACTGGTTACTTGGTTCTTTAAGCTACTGTTGTATGGTTTTGCCCGAGAAAAACATCATAATTTAAGAATGAAAGAATAACACTCCTTCTACAGCGCTGACTCCCATGTCAGAGTCACGCTGAAGAGTTACCATGCAAACAAAGCTTAAACAgccaaaaaaagacaaaacataatgTACTTTCTGACTCAGTAtatcaaaaatacacacacatacataaaatctattttcttgaaataatcaaattaatttagtttgacTAGAATGcaaaaatttgtttttttaggtcTTTTATTCTTAAATGTCAATGTTTCGTACATCTTAGATTTCAGCACTGACACTGTTGTTTACATTAATGCTCCTACCTCATTTTCcttactttcatttttttaaagagttaaaACAACCTCAAGCGGAAAACTACATTGGCAAGATGGTGGGACCCACAGTCACACCATCGGCTGGGAGCAGAAGGAGAGCAGCACCAGCCCTTGGGAGATGGCTGCTGCCCAGGTGGATTCAGATCCAGAGAAGAGACGGGTGGAGGGCGAGAGGCAAACGAGCCCAGTGAAACAGACGTTGTTGGTAGGAACAGGATCGGGCCGGACAGATGGAGGCGCAGTATCCGTGGAAGCTGAAGCCCCACAGAAAGCAGGCAGAATGAAACCGCAGCCCCCAGGAGAACAGATGGAAGTGTACCCTGGCGCTGAAACAACCACTGGGAGCAGGTTAGACGACCAGAACAAATGCCTTACCAGTGTTTGTCTAGGAAATGTGACTGTGATGTTTACTCTTAGGGGAATATCACCAAcgaaacatgtttttattgcatctCATGGGAAACAGATACATGGTCTGTCTTTTAGGGAGACAATGAGTGCAGATTTTCTGGCTGCCTGTCAATTCCTCAGTGACCACATGGACAACATGGAAAATCCCAATGAGGAAATGGTACGCACCTTACCTTCTCTGTTGAGCtgctttgttgtgttgtgtttgtgtaaatctGTAAGTAAAAGACCATTATTCCAGGATGTAATACACACTGTGTTGGTCAAATCGATTTGAGATTTATCCAAAAGTTAGTCCTCCCCCTATTTTCCAGAGGAAGGCCCTGGTCGTGCTTTTTCAGCACTGgttcagtgcagcagcagaggaggctgCAGAGGACAGCAAAGTGGCGTTGTACCTGAGAGAGGTGAAGAAATGTACGCCTTCGCTGTTGGCCTTCCTCGTCAACCTGGAAGACgacaacagcaacacagtcCTGCATTACAGCATTTCCCACTGCAACTACAGCATTGTCAGTCTGCTACTGGACACAGGTAATGGTGTTGCAAGAGCTTTGGTACGCGTGACTCGTTGGCTTTAAAAAACGTTCACATCTTGGCTGCACCACAGGTGTGAGTGACGTGAACCTGCAGAACAATGCTGGCTACACCGCAGTGATGCTGGCCTCGCTGACAGCCCCTGATGTCCCTGGCGGTATGGAGGTGGTCCGCAAGCTAATGGAGCTGAGCAATATTAACATTCGCTCCAGTAAGGTAACTTGACCAGTGGACAACTATTAAAATGTAAGATGAgtttaaaacacactgtttttgAGTACTAAGTTGAAGACTGCATCAACCAAGCACGATATTCAAGTGCCACTCTATTGATTTTACACATGCATACTAGTTTGCTTGTCAATAATAATACTACTGAGCTATAAAAAGGCTTATAAGTCTAGAATAAAATAACCCTGATGATGCCATAAGGGTTATGTAGGATGCTTAATGCTGGTGTCTCTCTGAGGAGTCCTTTAGCAAGACAACGAACCTCGAATGGGTCTGTAAATGAtcattctgtctgtgtctcactgTCTTTCCCTCTGATCTCAGACGGGCCAGACGGCTCTGCACTTGGCAGTGAGACACGGTCGCGTTGTGATGGTTCGCCTGCTGCTGAGCTATGGGGCAGACGCTAACATACAGGACAACCAGGGAACCACGGCCCTCATGTTCGCATGTGAGAGGGGCCACACGCACATTGCCAGGCTTCTGCTAGAGAGAAGCCAGTGTGACCTCGCCTTGACTGACAAGGTGATACAGCTGCAAACACATCTGCTTTTAACTGCCACAAGTGCAAGATAAATCAAGGAAATCACATGTAATTGGTTCATAATGTTTGTTCAACCGAGGACTCACCCCACATTTCTCTTCTGAAATCCCGCTAACAAATTGATTGATATCTATTTTATTAGTCAACACAAGAAATGAGCTCAAACGTATGAAAGTTGGAATATTGTGACTCACACTGTGTGGATGTGGGTGGACTTACAGTCTAGATTCACCGGAACAGAGCTTTTTTTCCAGGATTAATCAGGACTACGGTAAAATAAATCTCCCCAGGCTGAGATGAATTAATCCATTCTCAGTACCTCATCTGGCTGTTTGAAGCAAAAAGGGCAGGGAAGAGAGCATGCATATGTATCTTATACTGTAATTTTCACACAGTCTGCCTTTAAACTAAGGACTTTAAGAGGAAGAAAGATTTATAAGACTGATTAAACTGTGATGAAATTCATTCTTAGCCCATCTATCTCAGGAAGTAAAAATTCAGCCTTGCTCATAAGTTTGCTGTTTAATCTGTACTCTGGGAACTCCAGCTCTGCACCTTGAAACTACTCACATGAAAACACGACCAGGAGCTACTGTAACATCAGCATGACAGGAAGTTACAtacatgtttaatatgtttacaactacagttttctttctttctgtccttcaGCATGGTCAGACTGCACTCTCTATTGCCATGCAAGGGTCCCACACTGATACTGCCGCCTTGCTGCAGGCCCACGCCAAAGCTCGAGCGTTGTAGTTGTGGAAAACTGGAAGAAAATATACAGACGTATGATCTTCTGATGTGTGCTCTTTTCTGTTTGAGGTACACGATTTAACGCTTTATGCTTGGATTGAGTCCTTTCTTTCATGATATTGCCTTTGAATCCTGGATTTCTGCATGAGCATTATCTTGAGAGTGAAAGGGGGGGCAACAGGAGCTTCAGATGACTGTAATGATGCagtctacagtaaatgtttggttttctcGCTTGTCTTTACCAACGTTCATCGTTAGGTCTCATTTGCAcaagcagcagcttcacctTTCAACCTATGCAATGTaaagatatatatttattatgctatgtttattgtgtattatttagTGGTTGCATGATTATGTTGCTCATAATTAAATGTTCCCTACACAGGTACCTTTCTGTTTATAGAGAAAAAGCCCAAATCGCTATTTGCATTCTTACAGTACATCAACACTTTTCAAATAAagatgtgtgtaaaatatatgaGGACAAGCGAAATACTTCCTTGCAGCATGCAAAGCACatggaggaaacacaaatctttGGTGTCAATAAATCAACCTGTTGATTTCACTCACTAGCAATTTCTATACTGAtgtacacattttttatttttaataaaatggcCGAAAAAAAGTGATATTGTGTCAttgtaaacatgcaaacacaacgCTAACCCTAAACATGGTAGTTGAGTTTCAGGTTGTAATGAGAAACTGTTGCTATAAATGTGACCAGCAGGTGGCGGAGCTCCTCCATTCCAGTATCACTATTATCAGGCAAATATGTGTGTCAAATATAATAACACACGTGCAGGAAGCACCAATGTACATAAATCTGGAATTCTAAAATGAGCATATCCAAGGGATTAGATCTAATCCTCTTCAAGTGTGACAGACAATTATAAACATGACACCCAGCAAATTGTAGTAATTCCactgtgagaggagacacaaTGAGATTCACCTGCAGTCCGACTGTGCAGCAGCTAGAATGGCCCAGTCAGCCATGAAAGCACAAGTGTTTGAGTGGCCCTTTGTTCCTAAACCCCCTGGGAAACAGCAAGGGGCAGATTCTTAGTTTTACTACGAGGATTTAAGATCATATTTGTAAGATAAGACATAAAACACCGAGACCAGAACAATGCTGGATTTCTGTCTGACAGAGCAAAGCCACCTCATTTCCCCTTAGGTATTTCTCCATCCTGGAAGACTGACTGCCCTGCTGCTGTAATGACCCTGAGCAAATATACCACACATCCTTGGaaagatagagagggagagatggaatCAGCTCAGCCAAGGGATAAAATATTAGCACTCAAACACTATAATATGATACATAAGAGGTTTTTGTATCAATACAAAAGATATACTTTTGTATTGAATAACACATACATGTCTAATGAACTTTTGTATTAGCATTTTGACAATATAACTTAGGTAAATATGTATTTACGTAAGTCTGCAGGCTATCTAGGTACTCCTTAAATGCACAG
The window above is part of the Anabas testudineus chromosome 17, fAnaTes1.2, whole genome shotgun sequence genome. Proteins encoded here:
- the LOC113171383 gene encoding KN motif and ankyrin repeat domain-containing protein 4-like gives rise to the protein MMEGQNGNISPHKTTENGIKGKPPYSVETPYGFRLDLDFLKYVDDIEKGNTIKRVPIQRRSKGPRASTLPRHINPSGYSYRPSPWGSTGALGPKSRLSDTHHHGYTSWACDHRSPLSPTGLKSLAEMEAKIKEFDEQPLGEHIRPNLLRASSLPLTVLLRQGSESVDDPGSLQSSRDHLSGRNTSCEDVFYSLDSPRPQDCSGLLRRLTEALERVGELELEVRVIPELRAQICILQEERERLRLGLNPHCYPFAVNGNTDTHNLSHHGAVEIKRPQHENHIKLPRNHSTSHDEFDPAHEWRTSTDLDELLTVTSLQAKVAVLEQKLHEAGLDLQRALGLLREQQEESRRKDEKIENLRKNPAMWVRAERVVVDQDGDETLMRSTQPNNKKVSSSRGPDSLCSARTVNTKSQTSQLQDFAVSSMFTERSSPVSADPGEASAEDTAMVIHHIKKIKRYLDQQWECLCGGSREEGKPLRHPDPKVNALQEEMMGLVNILTSHYAQHAPSDGGMIQHGASKSVMTRDGCTQTSENLHSGGVNEGVKTTSSGKLHWQDGGTHSHTIGWEQKESSTSPWEMAAAQVDSDPEKRRVEGERQTSPVKQTLLVGTGSGRTDGGAVSVEAEAPQKAGRMKPQPPGEQMEVYPGAETTTGSRETMSADFLAACQFLSDHMDNMENPNEEMRKALVVLFQHWFSAAAEEAAEDSKVALYLREVKKCTPSLLAFLVNLEDDNSNTVLHYSISHCNYSIVSLLLDTGVSDVNLQNNAGYTAVMLASLTAPDVPGGMEVVRKLMELSNINIRSSKTGQTALHLAVRHGRVVMVRLLLSYGADANIQDNQGTTALMFACERGHTHIARLLLERSQCDLALTDKHGQTALSIAMQGSHTDTAALLQAHAKARAL